From one Halosimplex rubrum genomic stretch:
- the acs gene encoding acetate--CoA ligase — MSEEGSPLESRLTEQEYFRPPTEFVGQANVSDPDIYDRFDENYPEAFEEYAELLDWDEHWDEVLDDSNPPFYEWFSGGQLNASYNCIDRHLDERKNQAAFIWEGTDSEERETITYQDLYNRVNAAAASLRDVGVEEDDVVTCHLPMLPALPVTMLACARIGAPHSEVFAGFSAQALADRIDDADSDVVVTCDGYYRRGEFLNHKEKCDEALELAESDVDSVVLWTRHDELHEDVEIDGDDPYVLADDLLADNERARVDPVSRDAEDPLFLMYTSGTTGQPKGCQHRTGGYMSYVTATSKYVLDIEPEDTYWCAADIGWITGHSYIVYGPLALGTTSVMYEDTPDHPHKGRIWEIAERYDVDIFHTSPTAVRMFMKWGAEHVDEYDFDFRHMTTVGEPIQPEAWLWYYKHIGDEDAVIVDTWWQTETGGHLITNLPALKDMKPGSAGLPAPGIQPALYDDGGEPMEPATGKAGNLVIEKPWPGMLQTVYGNDERFIEEYWQDFSDTDSDDPEDWVYKAGDGAVHEDDGYFRVLGRLDDVMNVAGHRLGTMELESAVSEVQDVAEAAVAARDHDEKGEVPDVYVVVREGVSASNEEVRDRIIEAVEDEIGKFARPDRVVFVEDLPKTRSGKIMRRLLENISNGDELGNTTTLRDPSVPEDIRDQVHGDD; from the coding sequence ATGTCCGAGGAGGGTTCCCCCCTCGAATCGCGGCTGACCGAACAGGAGTACTTCCGGCCGCCGACGGAGTTCGTCGGCCAGGCCAACGTCAGCGACCCCGACATCTACGACCGCTTCGACGAGAACTACCCCGAGGCCTTCGAGGAGTACGCCGAACTCCTCGACTGGGACGAACACTGGGACGAGGTGCTCGACGACTCGAACCCACCGTTCTACGAGTGGTTCTCCGGCGGCCAACTCAACGCCTCGTACAACTGCATCGACCGCCACCTCGACGAGCGCAAGAATCAGGCGGCGTTCATCTGGGAAGGCACCGACAGCGAGGAACGCGAGACGATCACCTACCAGGACCTGTACAACCGCGTCAACGCGGCCGCCGCGTCGCTGCGCGACGTGGGCGTCGAGGAGGACGATGTCGTCACCTGTCACCTCCCGATGCTGCCGGCGCTGCCGGTCACGATGCTGGCCTGCGCCCGCATCGGCGCGCCCCACTCGGAGGTGTTCGCCGGCTTCTCCGCCCAGGCGCTGGCCGACCGCATCGACGACGCCGACTCCGACGTGGTCGTCACCTGCGACGGCTACTACCGCCGCGGCGAGTTCCTCAACCACAAGGAAAAATGCGACGAGGCGCTCGAACTCGCCGAGTCCGACGTGGACAGCGTCGTCCTCTGGACCCGCCACGACGAACTCCACGAGGACGTCGAGATCGACGGCGACGACCCCTACGTCCTCGCGGACGACCTGCTGGCCGACAACGAGCGCGCCCGCGTCGACCCCGTCTCCCGCGACGCCGAGGACCCCCTGTTCCTCATGTACACCTCCGGGACGACCGGCCAGCCCAAGGGCTGCCAGCACCGCACCGGCGGCTACATGTCCTACGTCACCGCCACCAGCAAGTACGTCCTCGACATCGAGCCCGAGGACACCTACTGGTGTGCCGCCGACATCGGGTGGATCACCGGCCACTCCTACATCGTCTACGGCCCGCTCGCGCTCGGGACCACGTCGGTGATGTACGAGGACACGCCCGACCACCCACACAAGGGCCGCATCTGGGAGATCGCCGAGCGCTACGACGTGGACATCTTCCACACCTCCCCGACCGCCGTCCGCATGTTCATGAAGTGGGGCGCCGAGCACGTCGACGAGTACGACTTCGACTTCCGCCACATGACCACCGTCGGGGAACCAATCCAGCCCGAGGCGTGGCTGTGGTACTACAAGCACATCGGCGACGAGGACGCCGTCATCGTCGACACGTGGTGGCAGACCGAGACCGGCGGCCACCTCATCACGAACCTCCCCGCGCTCAAGGACATGAAGCCCGGGTCGGCCGGTCTGCCGGCGCCGGGGATCCAGCCGGCTCTGTACGACGACGGCGGCGAACCCATGGAACCCGCCACCGGCAAGGCGGGGAACCTCGTCATCGAGAAGCCCTGGCCGGGGATGCTCCAGACCGTCTACGGCAACGACGAGCGGTTCATCGAGGAGTACTGGCAGGACTTCTCCGACACCGACAGCGACGACCCCGAGGACTGGGTGTACAAGGCCGGCGACGGCGCCGTCCACGAGGACGACGGCTACTTCCGCGTGCTGGGCCGCCTCGACGACGTGATGAACGTCGCCGGGCACCGCCTCGGGACGATGGAACTCGAATCCGCGGTCTCCGAGGTTCAGGACGTGGCCGAGGCCGCGGTCGCCGCCCGCGACCACGACGAGAAGGGCGAGGTGCCCGACGTGTACGTCGTCGTCCGCGAGGGCGTCTCCGCCAGCAACGAGGAGGTCCGCGACCGCATCATCGAGGCGGTCGAGGACGAGATCGGTAAGTTCGCCCGCCCCGACCGCGTCGTCTTCGTCGAGGACCTCCCGAAGACCCGCTCGGGCAAGATCATGCGCCGCCTGCTGGAGAACATCTCCAACGGCGACGAACTCGGGAACACCACCACGCTGCGCGACCCCTCCGTCCCCGAGGATATCCGCGACCAGGTCCACGGCGACGACTGA
- a CDS encoding bacterio-opsin activator domain-containing protein → MGQRARETDAAAEPLPTAAYERLRRAATTYRESVVVRLCGEVGLSPTEVARVRPDDFRAVSTRAGTHHLLTVVDDEGDAVRDAYVPADVRSAVERYVNERGIGGDERVVAVTPRRIQMVVGEVGERAAERSGDDRLRTVSSTDLRGYYARRLVHEAGLDPRVVLAIGPWDGLDALCRHLDPVGIETVLDAFERAGLGGPTAEWAPADLGRALASADLPVVVTDADGAVAFANDGLAALTERSGDDLVGGPATALYHGDAHPPAGSSGPTRVRLAGPDGDPVPVVRVAAPLNGDSARRGRRIAVFVEREASAERVGEPAERADANGRRPTSDGPNASAGSNGRGDLAVDDGADGSAPAGADGTGTTPAGGSVPARVADTIGALGAVAAVLAAASKRTEVASRVCDRLAATDSYEFAWVGSATGDRGVVSTAWTGIDEATAETLAETATDDVDVHGVAADQPGEVRTLPTGEREAPLRPIETDGDGPSVDAVAVVPITYGDTTHGLLALGATDEDAFGSDERELLGSVGWQVGQAITDIKRRNLLLADSVTELEFRVESDRAFFVGASRALDAAFELQGLVPGEGGSLLYFVTMRGASPEAVVDFAADADGIENARLIRDYGERYLVEFVVAGEEPATTLTELGGHVTEFTVEDGAQRVTAEFTTETDVRTVFNGFQSAFSESTLFSKHEVERPVQTTDGFRRSLEDDLTDKQQSVLRAAYLAGYFEWPRGSTAEELADSIGVSSPTLHNHLRKAQQKLLTAFFDDE, encoded by the coding sequence ATGGGACAGCGTGCCAGGGAAACCGACGCCGCCGCCGAACCGCTGCCGACCGCGGCCTACGAGCGGCTGCGGCGGGCGGCGACGACCTACCGGGAGTCGGTCGTGGTCCGTCTCTGCGGCGAGGTCGGCCTCAGCCCGACGGAAGTGGCGCGGGTCCGCCCCGACGACTTCCGGGCGGTGTCGACGCGCGCGGGGACCCACCACCTCCTGACGGTCGTGGACGACGAGGGCGACGCCGTCAGGGACGCCTACGTCCCGGCGGACGTGCGCTCGGCCGTCGAGCGGTACGTGAACGAGCGGGGGATCGGCGGCGACGAGCGGGTCGTCGCCGTGACGCCGCGGCGGATCCAGATGGTCGTCGGGGAGGTCGGCGAGCGGGCGGCCGAGCGGAGCGGCGACGACCGGCTGCGGACCGTCTCCTCGACCGACCTCCGGGGGTACTACGCCCGCCGGCTCGTCCACGAGGCGGGCCTCGACCCGCGGGTCGTCCTCGCGATCGGTCCCTGGGACGGGCTGGACGCGCTCTGCCGGCACCTCGACCCGGTCGGGATCGAGACCGTCCTGGACGCGTTCGAACGGGCGGGGCTGGGTGGCCCGACCGCCGAGTGGGCGCCGGCGGACCTCGGACGCGCGCTCGCGAGCGCCGACCTCCCCGTCGTCGTCACCGACGCCGACGGCGCCGTCGCGTTCGCCAACGACGGCCTCGCGGCGCTGACCGAGCGGTCGGGCGACGACCTGGTCGGCGGCCCCGCCACCGCGCTCTATCACGGCGACGCTCACCCCCCGGCGGGGTCGAGCGGTCCGACGCGAGTTCGGTTGGCCGGTCCGGACGGCGACCCGGTACCGGTCGTCCGGGTCGCGGCGCCGCTGAACGGCGACTCGGCGCGGCGAGGCCGCCGCATCGCCGTCTTCGTCGAGCGCGAGGCGAGCGCCGAGCGCGTCGGTGAACCGGCCGAACGCGCGGACGCGAACGGCCGGCGCCCGACCTCCGACGGTCCGAACGCGTCGGCGGGTTCGAACGGGCGCGGCGACCTCGCCGTGGACGACGGTGCGGACGGGTCCGCTCCCGCGGGCGCCGACGGGACCGGGACGACACCGGCCGGTGGGTCGGTCCCCGCCCGCGTGGCGGACACGATCGGGGCGCTCGGAGCGGTCGCGGCGGTGCTCGCGGCGGCCTCGAAGCGGACGGAGGTCGCCTCGCGGGTCTGCGACCGGCTGGCCGCGACCGACAGCTACGAGTTCGCGTGGGTCGGCTCGGCGACCGGCGACCGGGGCGTCGTCTCGACGGCCTGGACCGGGATCGACGAGGCGACCGCGGAGACGCTGGCCGAGACCGCGACCGACGACGTGGACGTCCACGGCGTCGCCGCCGACCAGCCGGGCGAAGTCCGCACGCTCCCGACCGGCGAACGCGAGGCGCCGCTTCGCCCGATCGAGACGGACGGCGACGGGCCGAGCGTCGACGCCGTCGCCGTCGTCCCGATCACCTACGGCGACACGACCCACGGGCTGCTCGCGCTGGGCGCGACCGACGAGGACGCCTTCGGGAGCGACGAGCGCGAGCTGCTGGGCAGCGTCGGCTGGCAGGTCGGCCAGGCGATCACCGACATCAAGCGGCGGAACCTCCTGCTGGCCGACAGCGTCACCGAGCTGGAGTTCCGCGTCGAGAGCGACCGCGCCTTCTTCGTCGGGGCCAGCCGGGCCCTCGACGCGGCGTTCGAGCTCCAGGGGCTCGTCCCCGGCGAGGGCGGGAGCCTGCTGTACTTCGTGACGATGCGTGGCGCCTCTCCCGAGGCGGTCGTCGACTTCGCGGCCGACGCCGACGGCATCGAGAACGCCCGGCTGATCCGCGACTACGGCGAGCGCTACCTCGTCGAGTTCGTCGTCGCCGGCGAGGAGCCCGCGACGACGCTGACGGAACTGGGCGGTCACGTCACCGAGTTCACTGTCGAGGACGGCGCCCAGCGCGTCACCGCCGAGTTCACCACCGAGACGGACGTTCGGACCGTCTTCAACGGCTTCCAGTCGGCCTTCTCCGAGTCGACGCTGTTCTCGAAACACGAGGTCGAGCGGCCCGTCCAGACGACCGACGGCTTCCGCCGCTCGCTGGAGGACGACCTGACCGACAAACAGCAGTCGGTCCTGCGGGCCGCGTATCTGGCGGGCTATTTCGAGTGGCCCCGCGGGTCGACCGCCGAGGAACTCGCCGACTCCATCGGCGTCTCCTCGCCGACGCTCCACAACCACCTCCGGAAGGCCCAGCAGAAACTGCTCACCGCCTTCTTCGACGACGAGTGA
- a CDS encoding acetate--CoA ligase gives MDDESVVETNPRDRDGVDPSAAFAEQANVSAADAAALEGEWPDCWARAGEMLDWSEPPETTFEAAGGDRRWFPGGELNASVDCVDRHLDDRKTQAAIKWIGKRGERRTYTYLDLYHEVNEFAAALRSLGIGEGDVVTLYMPAIPELPIAMLACARIGAPHNVVFAGFSAAALAERMERADSEYLVTCDGYYRRGNAIHQKNKADNACLSVPHEVTETVVVERLDDESVQLGEADRAYDDLLAAHRGAEVEPVPRAANDPLFLIYTSGTTGEPTEVRHTTGGYLAHATWTSHAVLDLEPADTYWCSADIGWITGHTYLVYGPLSLGTTTMLYEGTPDHPEKDRVWELIERNAVDVFYTAPTAIRAFMKWGAEHPDSHDLSSLRLLGSVGEPLNPSAWWWYYEHVGGGECPIVDTWWQTETGAILLSTLPGVDRMKPGSTGPPLPGIDVAVVGPNGEETTAAEGGRLAVTKPWPGMPLSLDGDDRADEWRYATEDIARIDDDGYVTVLGRIDDTVTVGNHRLGTTELERAIADVPGVAEAAIVDVRDGSDSSIFAFVSTDDSHEAERDLRERITDNVERSIGAFAVPETFVFTPELPKTRSGKLMRRLLKDIADDDELGDTSALRNPEIVGEIRSALDRE, from the coding sequence ATGGACGACGAGTCGGTCGTCGAGACCAACCCGCGCGACCGGGACGGGGTCGACCCGTCGGCGGCGTTCGCCGAGCAGGCCAACGTCTCGGCGGCGGACGCGGCGGCGTTGGAGGGCGAATGGCCCGACTGCTGGGCGCGGGCCGGCGAGATGCTCGACTGGAGCGAGCCGCCGGAGACGACGTTCGAGGCGGCGGGCGGCGACCGCCGGTGGTTCCCGGGCGGGGAGCTGAACGCCTCGGTCGACTGCGTCGACCGCCACCTCGACGACCGCAAGACCCAGGCGGCGATCAAGTGGATCGGCAAGCGCGGCGAGCGACGGACCTACACCTACCTCGACCTCTATCACGAGGTCAACGAGTTCGCCGCCGCCCTCCGGTCGCTGGGTATCGGCGAGGGCGACGTGGTGACGCTGTACATGCCGGCGATCCCCGAGTTGCCGATCGCGATGCTGGCCTGCGCCCGCATCGGCGCGCCGCACAACGTCGTGTTCGCCGGCTTCTCCGCGGCGGCGCTGGCCGAGCGCATGGAGCGGGCCGACTCCGAGTATCTGGTCACCTGCGACGGCTACTACCGGCGGGGCAACGCCATCCACCAGAAGAACAAGGCCGACAACGCCTGCCTGTCGGTCCCCCACGAGGTGACCGAGACCGTCGTCGTCGAGCGACTGGACGACGAGAGCGTCCAGCTGGGCGAGGCGGACCGCGCCTACGACGACCTGCTGGCCGCCCACCGCGGCGCCGAGGTCGAGCCCGTCCCCCGGGCCGCCAACGACCCGCTCTTTCTCATCTACACCTCGGGGACGACCGGCGAGCCGACGGAGGTGCGCCACACGACGGGCGGCTATCTCGCCCACGCGACGTGGACGAGCCACGCCGTGCTCGACCTCGAACCCGCGGACACCTACTGGTGTTCGGCCGACATCGGGTGGATCACCGGCCACACCTATCTCGTGTACGGCCCCCTCTCGCTGGGGACGACGACGATGCTCTACGAGGGGACGCCCGACCACCCCGAGAAGGACCGCGTGTGGGAGCTCATCGAGCGCAACGCCGTCGACGTGTTCTACACGGCGCCGACGGCCATCCGCGCGTTCATGAAGTGGGGCGCCGAGCACCCCGACTCGCACGACCTGTCGAGCCTGCGCCTGCTCGGGTCGGTCGGCGAACCGCTCAACCCCAGCGCCTGGTGGTGGTACTACGAACACGTCGGCGGCGGGGAGTGCCCCATCGTCGACACGTGGTGGCAGACCGAGACCGGGGCCATCCTGCTGTCGACGCTTCCCGGGGTCGACCGGATGAAGCCGGGTTCGACCGGACCGCCGCTGCCGGGCATCGACGTGGCGGTGGTCGGCCCGAACGGCGAGGAGACGACGGCGGCGGAGGGCGGACGCCTCGCCGTCACGAAGCCCTGGCCCGGCATGCCCCTGAGCCTGGACGGCGACGACCGGGCCGACGAGTGGCGCTACGCCACCGAGGACATCGCTCGCATCGACGACGACGGCTACGTCACCGTCCTCGGCCGCATCGACGACACCGTCACCGTCGGCAACCACCGCCTCGGGACGACCGAACTCGAACGCGCCATCGCCGACGTGCCCGGCGTCGCCGAGGCGGCAATCGTCGACGTGCGCGACGGCAGCGACAGCTCCATCTTCGCGTTCGTCAGCACCGACGACAGCCACGAGGCCGAACGGGACCTGCGCGAGCGCATCACCGACAACGTCGAGCGCTCGATCGGGGCCTTCGCAGTCCCCGAGACGTTCGTGTTTACCCCCGAACTCCCGAAGACCCGCTCGGGCAAGCTGATGCGCCGCCTGCTCAAGGACATCGCCGACGACGACGAACTCGGCGACACCAGCGCGCTCCGCAACCCCGAGATCGTCGGCGAGATCCGCTCCGCGCTCGACCGCGAGTGA